Genomic segment of Leifsonia sp. Root1293:
CGCTAGAAACGGATCACACACACACGAGGTTTTTGGCATTTGACATTGTGCACGCTGTTGAGTTCTCAAGGATCGGACGCTCCCGACTTCACACCCATAAAGGTGATCAACTCCGAGGCAACTTCTCTATATTACCCGTCTCGTTCTCGCTGTCAAATCGAGTGTTTCGCGCCTGACCGAGCATCCTCATTGGGACTGACTCGACGTACGCGACTCGAAGCTTGACGCTTGCACGAGAGCGGGTGAACCCCTGGCGCAGATGTAGTCCGAAGACTTTTCGTCTGTGTGTTCCAGGGGGTGATCCCCACTTGAGGCCGGCGAGCACGATTCTGATGAACCTTGGCGCTCTGCCGCACCTTTGGGGTGATGAGTAATAAGTTACGTGGCCGGAACGCTCGTCGCAAATTCGGGGAGCAGCCCGGGCGTGTCGGTCGGTTTCAGGCCTGCAGGAGGCTGAACACCTCGTATTCGGCGAGCTGCTCGCGGCCGCCCAGGCCCTCGAGCTCGAGCGTGACCGCGACGCCGGCGACAGCCCAGCCGGCACGTTCGATGAGGCGGCAGGCCGCCTGCGCCGTGCCACCCGTGGCGAGGACGTCGTCGATGACGAGCACGCGGGAGCCAGCGGGCAGTTCGTCTTCGTGGACTTCGAGGCTCGCGACTCCGTACTCCAGCTCGTACGTCTCAGTGATGACGCGACGGGGGAGCTTGCCCGCTTTGCGGACCGGCAGCACACCCGCACCGGTCAGGATCGAGGCGCCACCCGCGATGATGAAGCCGCGCGCCTCGAGCCCGCCGAGGATGTCGAAGGTGCCGGCGAACGGCGCCACCAGCGCCTCGCACATCACCCTGAAGGCAGCGGCATCAGCGAACACCGGCGTCAGGTCCTGGAACTGGATGCCCGCTTCCGGGAAGTCGGGGATCACGTGGATCCGTGCGGACACCTGTTCAGCTGCAGTCGGGTTGCTCACGCAGTCAGGCTATCCCGGGCACCGTTCCGAAGAGCGCCGGCCGCTCGGCCCTCCGACCGAGGCAGGGACGACGGACCGGGCG
This window contains:
- a CDS encoding adenine phosphoribosyltransferase; its protein translation is MSNPTAAEQVSARIHVIPDFPEAGIQFQDLTPVFADAAAFRVMCEALVAPFAGTFDILGGLEARGFIIAGGASILTGAGVLPVRKAGKLPRRVITETYELEYGVASLEVHEDELPAGSRVLVIDDVLATGGTAQAACRLIERAGWAVAGVAVTLELEGLGGREQLAEYEVFSLLQA